The Girardinichthys multiradiatus isolate DD_20200921_A chromosome 6, DD_fGirMul_XY1, whole genome shotgun sequence genome window below encodes:
- the gpr35b gene encoding G-protein coupled receptor 35: MCTNATNGSDVLCYHNIPEGLAYSLVFLLGLLINGAALWAFIAKRAAWTDSHIYMLNLALADFSLILFLPFRIYDAFYCLPKTFLCTFLLFIHYINMYASILTTTAISVHRYLTIRFPLQARSWRRKKEAAVSVCLLIWVFLVSIAIVFRQDNYPEKLWTCYERCKNRRLHLQFTVLLLSFGYLAPLMTIVFCSSRIICILVKEQNKSAEMKSIVGIVKANMTVFLICFTPIHIAFVIGLCYSVPSDWRSISLPTHLYLQVSEWIASTNCCFDSISYYFLLKRFYT; encoded by the coding sequence ATGTGCACAAACGCCACAAATGGCTCTGATGTTTTGTGCTACCACAACATCCCTGAGGGTTTGGCTTACAGTCTTGTGTTTCTCCTCGGTCTCCTCATCAATGGTGCGGCTCTGTGGGCCTTCATTGCAAAGCGGGCCGCCTGGACCGACTCCCACATCTACATGCTGAACTTGGCTCTAGCTGACTTTTCCCTcatccttttccttcccttcAGGATTTATGACGCCTTCTACTGCCTGCCTAAAACTTTCCTTTGCACTTTCCTACTTTTCATTCATTACATCAACATGTATGCCAGCATCCTGACCACGACTGCCATCAGCGTCCACCGCTACCTGACCATTAGGTTCCCTCTGCAAGCAAGATcatggaggaggaagaaggaggCAGCGGTCTCCGTCTGCTTGCTCATCTGGGTGTTTCTGGTGTCAATTGCTATTGTATTTCGTCAAGATAACTATCCTGAAAAACTCTGGACATGCTATGAAAGATGCAAAAATCGTCGTCTCCATCTGCAGTTTACTGTGCTCCTGTTGTCTTTCGGCTACCTGGCTCCTCTGATGACAATTGTGTTCTGTTCCAGTCGGATCATTTGTATTTTGGTAAAAGAGCAGAACAAGTCAGCGGAAATGAAAAGCATTGTTGGTATAGTTAAGGCAAACATGACTGTGTTTCTTATCTGTTTCACACCGATCCACATTGCGTTTGTGATCGGCTTATGCTATAGCGTGCCATCAGACTGGAGGTCCATATCTTTACCAACTCATTTGTATTTACAAGTGTCTGAGTGGATCGCCTCCACAAACTGCTGTTTTGATTCCATCAGCTACTATTTcttattaaaaaggttttatacATAA